A stretch of the Argentina anserina chromosome 6, drPotAnse1.1, whole genome shotgun sequence genome encodes the following:
- the LOC126798782 gene encoding probable calcium-binding protein CML46 translates to MFFSLYYSITMEKTSSSTTEYSSALPFLVLIDAIIAILVHTADWLDSTQNCLSKFQCFVQSQHKCCNSKVREEKNLDSELSQLPKICEKKDDGSIRREDVKMVMGNLGIFCSAEEEELPESFSSNELSGLFDENEPSVEEVKQAFDVFDENKDGFIDARELQRVLCILGLKEGSKLEDCQKMIQTFDENRDGRIEFFEFVKFMETNFC, encoded by the coding sequence ATGTTTTTCAGCCTATACTACTCTATAACAATGGAGAAGACATCATCATCGACTACTGAATACTCGTCCGCTTTGCCTTTCCTTGTTCTAATTGATGCAATTATCGCTATATTGGTGCACACAGCAGACTGGTTAGATAGCACCCAGAATTGCTTGTCGAAGTTCCAGTGTTTTGTACAATCCCAACATAAGTGTTGCAACTCAAAGGTTCGGGAGGAGAAGAACTTGGATTCGGAGTTGAGCCAGCTGCCAAAGATATGTGAAAAGAAGGATGATGGTAGCATAAGAAGAGAAGATGTGAAGATGGTGATGGGGAACTTGGGAATTTTTTGCAGTGCAGAAGAGGAGGAACTACCTGAATCGTTCAGTTCCAATGAGCTTTCAGGGCTGTTTGATGAGAATGAGCCGAGTGTGGAGGAAGTGAAACAAGCTTTTGATGTTTTTGATGAGAACAAGGATGGGTTTATCGATGCGAGAGAATTGCAGCGAGTTCTCTGTATTTTAGGCTTGAAGGAAGGATCAAAGCTAGAAGACTGCCAAAAGATGATCCAGACATTTGATGAAAATAGAGATGGAAGGATAGAGTTTTTTGAATTTGTAAAATTCATGGAGACTAACTTTTGCTAA